From a region of the Campylobacter showae genome:
- a CDS encoding citrate synthase, whose translation MSDTVTLTDNRNGKSYDFPILHGTMGPDVIDISTFFSDTGMFTFDRGYTSTAMCKSTITYIDGLKGELMYRGYDIAYLAEHKTFIDVAYLLLNKELPNEKEYDAFKLELKKRSFIHEGMMKLFDAFPDKAHPMAILQAAVAALSAFYSDHLNMDKPEEYHEMAMRIIAKIPTIAAFSYRFSRGLPIIYPNLDRGFTENFLYMMRSYPYEHVNLRPIEVKALDTVFMLHADHEQNASTTTVRTVGSTHAHPYACIAAGIGALWGWAHGGANEGVIRQLEQIGSVENVDKYIARAKDKNDPFRLMGFGHRVYKNFDPRAKVLKSMCDQLFDEIGINSELLKIAKKVEEIALNDEYFISRNLYPNVDFYSGLILKALSIPNDMFAVIFVIGRIPGWISQWIELKEQESIKIVRPRQLYVGETNRTPK comes from the coding sequence ATGAGCGATACGGTTACGTTAACCGACAACAGAAACGGCAAAAGCTACGACTTTCCGATACTTCATGGCACCATGGGGCCCGACGTCATCGACATCTCGACCTTTTTTAGCGATACGGGGATGTTTACGTTTGACCGCGGCTACACTTCGACTGCGATGTGCAAGAGCACGATAACCTACATCGACGGACTAAAAGGCGAGCTGATGTACCGCGGCTACGACATCGCCTATCTCGCCGAGCACAAGACCTTTATCGACGTGGCGTATCTGCTACTAAACAAAGAGCTGCCAAACGAAAAGGAGTACGACGCCTTTAAGCTCGAGCTTAAAAAGCGCAGCTTCATCCACGAGGGCATGATGAAGCTCTTTGACGCATTCCCGGATAAGGCGCACCCGATGGCGATCCTGCAGGCGGCGGTTGCTGCGCTTTCTGCGTTTTACTCCGATCACCTAAATATGGACAAGCCAGAGGAGTATCACGAGATGGCGATGCGGATAATCGCCAAAATACCGACTATCGCGGCGTTTTCTTATAGATTTTCTCGCGGACTGCCGATCATTTATCCAAATTTGGACCGCGGCTTTACGGAAAATTTCCTCTACATGATGAGGAGCTATCCGTACGAGCACGTAAATTTGCGTCCGATCGAAGTTAAGGCGCTAGATACGGTCTTTATGCTGCACGCCGATCACGAGCAAAACGCCTCCACGACGACCGTGCGCACGGTAGGCTCGACGCACGCGCACCCGTATGCGTGTATAGCTGCTGGTATCGGAGCGCTATGGGGCTGGGCTCACGGAGGCGCGAACGAGGGCGTCATCCGCCAGCTAGAGCAGATCGGCTCGGTCGAAAACGTCGATAAATACATCGCCCGCGCCAAAGACAAAAACGATCCGTTTAGGCTGATGGGCTTTGGTCACCGCGTGTATAAAAACTTCGATCCGCGCGCAAAGGTGCTAAAATCTATGTGCGACCAGCTGTTTGACGAGATCGGCATAAACAGCGAGCTTCTAAAAATCGCCAAAAAGGTCGAAGAGATCGCGCTAAACGACGAGTATTTCATCTCGCGCAACCTCTACCCGAACGTCGATTTTTACTCGGGACTGATTTTAAAGGCGCTTAGCATACCAAACGATATGTTTGCGGTTATTTTCGTCATCGGTAGGATCCCGGGCTGGATCAGTCAGTGGATAGAGCTAAAAGAGCAGGAAAGTATCAAGATAGTCCGTCCAAGACAGTTGTATGTAGGCGAGACGAACAGAACGCCGAAATAG
- a CDS encoding cation:proton antiporter, whose protein sequence is MQANGLSILIALAFIIFTSPYFSKILRIPIAPVEIILGSLAGYFGFIGYNEMFKIVSEVGFFYLMFLAGTEVDLKLFFTIDKKILKTGVIYLAILYLLAALLTFSFDLNRLFILIMPLMAVGMIFTLFKEYGKNEEWLNISMLIASIGEVVSITLLTFVGAYMKFGAGSELAFSIIYLSGFLAAAVIGYKTLNVLFWWYPQLRVILMPHYDNSEKDIRLCMALFFGIIALMLYLNLEIAFGAFVAGTFIATFFDHKKDLPHKLASFGFGFLVPTFFVHIGSTFKLNAFMIDGVVRDAVLITGVMIGFRLAASTVFLNILGLKNTILFALSHSMPLTLLIAVATIAYKSGGINENFYFSFILASLTQAIIVTICIKILMSYENKNLQKEPK, encoded by the coding sequence TTGCAGGCAAACGGACTAAGTATCCTCATCGCGCTAGCTTTTATCATCTTTACGTCGCCGTATTTTTCTAAAATTTTACGCATCCCTATCGCGCCCGTGGAGATTATTTTGGGTTCGCTGGCGGGATATTTCGGCTTTATCGGGTACAACGAGATGTTTAAAATCGTGAGCGAAGTAGGCTTTTTCTACCTCATGTTTTTAGCGGGCACGGAGGTCGATCTCAAGCTATTTTTCACGATAGATAAAAAGATCCTAAAAACGGGCGTCATCTATCTGGCGATACTTTACCTGCTCGCGGCGCTGCTCACGTTTTCGTTTGATCTAAACCGCCTTTTTATCCTCATCATGCCGCTGATGGCCGTGGGTATGATATTTACGCTATTTAAGGAGTACGGCAAAAACGAGGAGTGGCTAAACATCAGCATGCTCATCGCCTCGATCGGCGAAGTCGTGAGCATCACGCTGCTAACCTTCGTCGGCGCGTATATGAAATTTGGCGCGGGTAGCGAGCTGGCGTTTTCGATCATATATTTGAGCGGATTTTTAGCCGCGGCAGTGATCGGCTATAAGACGCTAAACGTGCTATTTTGGTGGTATCCGCAGCTGCGCGTCATCCTGATGCCCCACTACGACAACTCCGAAAAAGACATCCGCCTGTGTATGGCGCTGTTTTTCGGCATCATCGCGCTTATGCTTTATTTAAATTTAGAGATAGCTTTCGGCGCATTTGTGGCGGGGACCTTTATCGCGACATTTTTCGATCACAAAAAAGACCTGCCGCACAAGCTTGCTAGCTTTGGCTTTGGCTTTTTGGTGCCGACATTTTTCGTGCATATCGGCTCGACGTTTAAGCTTAACGCCTTTATGATAGACGGAGTCGTGCGCGACGCGGTGCTGATAACGGGCGTCATGATAGGCTTTAGACTCGCTGCTAGCACGGTGTTTTTAAACATCCTCGGGCTAAAAAACACCATCCTTTTCGCGCTCTCGCACTCGATGCCGCTAACGCTTCTCATCGCCGTTGCTACCATAGCCTACAAATCAGGCGGCATAAATGAAAATTTTTACTTCTCTTTCATACTAGCGAGCCTAACTCAGGCTATAATAGTAACGATTTGTATCAAAATTCTAATGAGCTACGAAAATAAAAATTTGCAAAAGGAGCCAAAATGA
- a CDS encoding 3'(2'),5'-bisphosphate nucleotidase CysQ family protein yields the protein MQNLNELLRLAKLAATKAGDEIMKFYAHKGFDDEILAARSTLSESVCGKNGRDFEVNLKTDHSPVTSADLAANAAIFETLKSSQIPICSEEKILGESARTFWLIDPLDGTKDFIEGSGEFCVCIALIEDGRPALGVIYLPVTGEIYSAAKGEPTQKELYKNGAFIQQTLTASKRAPQTIISGKRGKNVTAGKLAAALNLDIARLSSAIKYCRIAENLAGAYMRYSPSSIWDNAAGEMIAAGTGAKMIDLATLKAPIYDAASLKNNEFIVIAKDFLAREDEILRAIKQINL from the coding sequence ATGCAAAATTTAAACGAACTATTACGCTTAGCCAAGCTTGCGGCCACAAAAGCAGGCGACGAGATAATGAAATTTTACGCTCACAAGGGCTTTGACGACGAGATTTTAGCGGCTCGTTCGACCTTGAGCGAAAGCGTATGCGGCAAAAACGGCCGGGATTTCGAGGTAAATTTAAAAACCGATCATTCGCCCGTGACTTCGGCCGATCTTGCAGCAAACGCTGCGATATTCGAAACGTTAAAAAGCTCGCAAATTCCGATCTGCTCGGAGGAAAAGATTTTGGGCGAGTCCGCACGGACGTTTTGGCTCATCGACCCGCTAGACGGCACGAAGGATTTTATCGAAGGTAGCGGCGAGTTTTGCGTCTGTATCGCGCTCATAGAGGACGGTCGCCCGGCGCTCGGCGTCATCTACTTGCCCGTTACCGGCGAAATTTATAGCGCGGCAAAAGGCGAGCCAACGCAAAAAGAGCTCTATAAAAACGGTGCGTTTATCCAGCAAACTCTAACCGCAAGCAAACGCGCTCCGCAAACGATAATCAGCGGCAAACGCGGCAAAAACGTAACGGCGGGCAAGCTCGCAGCCGCCCTAAATTTGGACATCGCGCGGCTAAGCTCGGCGATCAAATACTGCCGCATCGCCGAAAATCTCGCGGGCGCATACATGCGCTACTCGCCAAGCTCTATCTGGGACAACGCCGCGGGCGAGATGATCGCTGCGGGCACGGGAGCGAAGATGATCGATCTAGCGACGCTAAAAGCGCCGATCTACGACGCAGCCTCGCTAAAAAACAACGAATTTATCGTCATCGCAAAGGATTTTTTAGCCCGCGAGGATGAAATTTTACGAGCGATAAAGCAGATAAATTTATAA
- a CDS encoding biotin synthase, which produces MIRDCSSQRNPTKYIAKSQAAKKRNNLMKTIMLCAICSVSSGNCSEDCGYCTQSAGINSDIEKYKMKTADQVVAEAKIAAANHALGFCLVTSGARLTDKKTEEIARLSRAVNKEVPNLMLIACNGMATLPQLKELKSAGVFSYNHNLETSREFFPQICSTHSWDERWQTNIDAKEAGLMLCTGGIYGLGESEADRASFQASLKELDPFSSPINFFIPNDALRVKRPPMIADEALKIIDDTVRALPNARVMIAGGREKILGERQYEIFDHGVSAVVIGDYLTTKGEVASRDIAEFKARGFNFATLCH; this is translated from the coding sequence ATAATACGTGACTGCAGCTCGCAGCGAAATCCAACGAAGTATATAGCAAAAAGCCAAGCCGCTAAAAAAAGGAATAATCTAATGAAAACCATCATGTTATGCGCCATCTGCTCGGTGAGCTCCGGCAACTGCTCTGAGGACTGCGGCTACTGTACGCAAAGCGCAGGTATAAACTCCGATATCGAAAAATACAAAATGAAAACCGCCGATCAAGTAGTCGCCGAGGCCAAGATCGCGGCAGCGAACCACGCACTGGGCTTTTGCCTAGTCACCAGCGGCGCAAGGCTCACGGACAAAAAGACCGAGGAGATCGCCCGCCTCTCGCGCGCCGTAAATAAAGAAGTCCCAAACCTCATGCTGATCGCTTGCAACGGCATGGCGACGCTGCCGCAGCTAAAAGAACTAAAAAGCGCGGGCGTGTTTAGCTACAACCACAACCTAGAAACCTCGCGCGAGTTTTTCCCGCAAATTTGCTCGACGCATAGCTGGGACGAGCGCTGGCAGACCAACATCGATGCTAAAGAAGCCGGACTGATGCTCTGCACTGGCGGCATTTACGGGCTTGGCGAGAGCGAGGCCGACCGCGCTAGCTTTCAAGCTAGCCTAAAAGAGCTTGATCCGTTTTCTAGCCCGATAAATTTCTTTATCCCAAACGATGCGCTACGCGTCAAACGGCCGCCTATGATAGCGGATGAGGCGCTAAAAATCATCGACGACACCGTCCGCGCGCTACCTAACGCTCGCGTGATGATAGCAGGCGGTCGCGAGAAAATTTTAGGCGAACGCCAATACGAAATCTTTGATCACGGCGTCTCCGCCGTCGTCATCGGCGACTACCTCACGACTAAGGGCGAGGTCGCTAGCCGCGATATCGCCGAGTTTAAAGCGCGCGGATTTAACTTCGCAACGCTTTGCCACTGA
- the topA gene encoding type I DNA topoisomerase, with the protein MKSLIIVESPAKAKTIKNFLGSDYDVIASKGHIRDLPKTAFGIKIEGEKFTPEYKISADHSAIVKEIKELAKNADQIYLATDEDREGEAIAYHIAAAIGKKPESLPRIVFHEITKSAIEAALKNPRTINMDSVNAQQARRLLDRIVGYKLSPLLNLKIQKGLSAGRVQSAALKIIVDREREIRDFKPIEYHSIDAVFKKDLDAELVKFEAQKIEKLTITNGDRAKFIVENLKSDKFIVREIEAKERKTEPAPPFMTSTLQQSASNRLGFSPKKTMMIAQNLYEGVQTHQGFMGAITYMRTDSLNLAREAVAAARETIEKEYGERYLPAKAKIYATKSKGAQEAHEAIRPTNLSFTPAIAAQYLEKDALRLYTLIYNRFLACQMSASISQTQNVFVAGVKGEFKISGRKVLFDGFYRVYGDMDKDKILPDLKIGDEMSLQSIKSSQHFTEPPSRYSEAGLVKKLESLGIGRPSTYAPTISLLTSRDYVKVEKKQLVPNEIAFTMMGVLEEHFSDIVDSEFTSNMEEKLDHVAEDKADWQKLLSDFYHPFMDKISAGKTGIKSQKVATPIGEKCPECGGELLLRKGRYGEFIACGNFPKCKYSRNIAKAEQGAQEGEAAAKPKKELKKIDVPCPKCGGDVVERISRRGKFYGCANYPKCDFVSNYEPVAEKCDECGGDMIKKELKKGTFHECTKCKKKVQIAEQ; encoded by the coding sequence ATGAAAAGCTTAATCATTGTGGAGTCCCCCGCGAAAGCCAAAACGATAAAAAATTTCCTCGGAAGCGACTACGATGTCATCGCATCAAAAGGCCATATCAGAGATCTACCAAAAACCGCATTTGGTATCAAGATCGAGGGCGAAAAATTTACGCCCGAGTACAAAATAAGCGCCGATCACTCCGCGATCGTAAAAGAGATCAAAGAACTAGCCAAAAACGCCGACCAAATCTACCTCGCAACCGATGAGGACCGCGAAGGAGAGGCCATCGCCTACCACATCGCCGCAGCCATCGGCAAAAAGCCGGAGAGCCTGCCTCGCATCGTGTTTCACGAGATCACCAAAAGCGCCATCGAGGCCGCTCTAAAAAACCCTCGCACGATAAATATGGATAGCGTAAACGCGCAGCAAGCACGCCGCCTGCTGGACCGAATCGTGGGCTACAAGCTCTCGCCGCTGCTAAATTTAAAAATCCAAAAAGGTCTAAGCGCGGGACGCGTACAAAGCGCCGCTTTAAAAATCATCGTAGACCGCGAGCGCGAGATTCGCGACTTTAAACCGATCGAATACCACAGCATCGACGCGGTTTTCAAAAAAGACCTTGACGCCGAGCTGGTTAAATTTGAAGCGCAAAAGATAGAAAAGCTAACGATAACAAACGGCGATAGAGCCAAATTTATAGTAGAAAATCTAAAAAGCGATAAATTTATCGTCCGCGAGATCGAAGCCAAAGAGCGCAAAACCGAGCCTGCGCCGCCGTTTATGACCTCGACGCTACAACAAAGCGCGAGCAACCGATTAGGCTTTAGCCCGAAAAAAACGATGATGATCGCGCAAAATTTATACGAGGGCGTGCAGACGCATCAGGGCTTTATGGGCGCGATAACGTATATGAGAACAGACAGCCTAAATCTCGCCAGAGAAGCCGTCGCGGCCGCGCGCGAGACGATAGAAAAAGAGTACGGCGAGCGCTACCTGCCCGCTAAGGCTAAAATTTACGCAACCAAAAGCAAAGGCGCGCAAGAAGCCCACGAGGCGATCCGCCCGACGAATCTTAGCTTCACGCCCGCTATCGCCGCACAATATCTCGAAAAAGACGCACTGCGCCTCTACACACTCATCTACAACCGCTTTTTAGCCTGCCAGATGAGCGCTAGCATTAGCCAGACGCAAAACGTATTCGTCGCCGGCGTAAAGGGCGAGTTTAAAATAAGCGGCCGCAAGGTGCTATTTGACGGATTTTACCGCGTTTACGGCGACATGGATAAGGATAAAATTTTGCCCGACTTAAAAATCGGCGACGAGATGAGCCTGCAAAGCATAAAAAGCTCTCAGCACTTCACCGAACCGCCGTCTCGATACTCGGAGGCCGGACTCGTTAAAAAGCTAGAAAGCCTAGGTATCGGACGCCCTAGTACCTACGCGCCGACCATCTCGCTGCTAACCTCTCGCGACTACGTCAAAGTCGAGAAAAAGCAGCTCGTGCCAAACGAGATCGCCTTTACGATGATGGGCGTTTTGGAGGAGCATTTTAGCGATATCGTCGATAGCGAATTTACGTCAAATATGGAAGAAAAGCTCGACCACGTCGCCGAAGACAAGGCCGACTGGCAAAAGCTTTTGAGCGATTTTTATCATCCGTTTATGGATAAAATTTCGGCCGGCAAAACGGGCATAAAAAGCCAAAAAGTAGCCACCCCTATCGGCGAAAAGTGCCCCGAGTGCGGCGGCGAACTGCTACTGCGAAAGGGACGCTACGGCGAGTTTATCGCGTGCGGAAATTTCCCTAAGTGCAAATACTCGCGCAATATCGCCAAGGCAGAACAAGGCGCGCAAGAAGGCGAAGCTGCGGCAAAGCCGAAAAAAGAGCTCAAAAAGATCGACGTACCGTGTCCAAAATGCGGCGGCGACGTCGTCGAGCGCATCAGCCGCAGGGGTAAATTTTACGGCTGCGCAAACTATCCAAAATGCGACTTCGTCTCAAACTATGAGCCGGTCGCCGAAAAATGCGACGAATGCGGCGGCGATATGATCAAAAAAGAGCTCAAAAAAGGGACGTTTCACGAGTGTACAAAGTGTAAGAAAAAGGTGCAAATCGCGGAGCAATAA